In Desulfofustis limnaeus, the genomic stretch TCTTCATCATATCCGAGACCTTCTCGACATCGGCCTGAACGCCGGCTTCGGCCACCGCCTCTCGCACAATCTTCTCCGTCTGGCGGCACTTGGCACACCCCGGCCCCAATACTTTTATCTCCATGGCTTCTCCTCGTTAGTCGTTGCGGTTACACAAAGAATCTTCCGTAGATCATACCGGCGAGGGTCGACATGATCACAATGATGACGCAAAAGGTTGCCGTTTTTTTCATGCCCATAATGCTGCCGATGACCAGCATGTTGGGCAGTGACAAGGCCGGGCCGGCCAGCAGCAGAGCCAGGGCCGGTCCCTCACCCATGCCCGCTCCCAGCAACCCTTGCAGAATCGGGACCTCGGTCAAGGTGGCGAAGTACATCAGCGCCCCGGCCACCGAGGCAATCAGATTAGCACTGACGGAATTCCCCCCGACCAGCTCCCGGATCCACTGCTCGGGAATCAAGGCGGGATGACCGGGCCGACCTAGCAGAAACCCGGCGACAAGGACCCCGGCGGCAAGCAACGGCGAGATCTGTTTGACAAAACCCCAGGTCGATTCCACCCAGGCACGACGCTCTTCCCCGCTGAACCAAGCCTTGATCATCACCCCGAGCACGACCAGCAGAGCACCGGTGATATACCATTTGGCGGCAAAGACAGTCGGCCACAGACCGGTCGAGGCGGGATCCGGTCTGGCCCAGGCGGCAAAGACCAGGATCAGGACCATGGTCAAGAGATAGAGCGCATCCTGCGCCAGCGTCCGTTGCTCCCCCGTCGGTTCCGGCAGATAGACCGGACCGACGGCGCGGGCGCCATCATCGGCGCGAAAGATAAAGGCCATCAGCAGCCCGGTCACCACGGCGAATACGACCGCTCCGACAGCGCGGGCCAGACCCATCTGCCAACCGAGGATTTTTGCGGTGAGGGTGATGGCCAGTACGTTGATGGCCGGGCCGGAATAGAGAAAAGCGGTCGCCGGGCCAATCCCCGCTCCCCTCGTGTAAATACCGGCAAAAAGCGGCAACACCGTACAGGAGCAGACGGCCAGAACACTCCCGGACACCGACGCCACCGAATAGGAGAGGATCTTGTTGGCCTGCGCCCCGAAATATTTGAGCACCGCGACCTGCGAGACGAAGACGGCAATCGCCCCGGCGATAAAAAAAGCGGGGATGAGACAGGTCAGCACATGCTCCCGGGCATATTCCTGAAGCATCATGAAGGCCTCCAATCCCGAGCGGCGGAGCAGGGGATGGTCCCACGGCACGTAATAGGCGACACCAAACAGGAGCACCAGCAGGAGCGCTTTCGTTCGTTCTTTCATCATCTTCGTGTGCTATGAAAATCAGGTATATCCGGGTTGAGCATATTCTTTTGGGTTACCGGGGCAGCTGACCCGCAACTGCCGCGGATATCTTCTCGCTGCACCGTCGGCAAACGGTGCAGCAGCGCCAGGAAGGCGTCGTCATCGTCGAGCCACTGCCGCAGATGAACGAGCAGGGCGGTGGCATAGACGCTTCTGGTCCCGGTCGCCGGACGGTAGTTGACCCATTGTCCTTCCTTGACCGCGTCGACCAAACCCGCCTCCTCCAGGACTTTGAGATGCTTGCTGGCGGTTGATTGTGCCAAGCCGAGGAGCGCCTGGATCTCGCACACGCACAGCACCCGATGCTGGAGCAGTTTGACGATTTTGACCCGATTCGGATCGGACAGGGCCTTCATGACCTTGATGAATTCTCTCATGGCTCTTCCATATCGTTATATCGGAATATATAGATACATTTCCTGACTGTCAAGACATCCATCGGCCGTGGGTGAAGAAATCCGGCCGTTGAGATTCCATGCGGCAAAGCGGCACGCCTTTATTCGCCTTTATCCGCCTTCAGGTGGGCAGCAGCCGCTGCAACTCACGGGAAGACGGGATGCGGCCGGCCACCACGACCACGCCGTTCACCATCAGCGCCGGCGGCACGAGCACCCCGAACTCGGCGAGGGACAGCGGGTCCGAGCGGTATTCGAAGTCGACCGGGTTCCCCCTTTCGTTCAATATCCGGATGACCGTGTCACGCAATTGTTCACAGCGCGGACATCCGGCACCCAAAACCATAACCTGCGCCACTGTACCCGTCTCCGGCTCTCCAGGCAGACCGACAAAGGTGCGATAGGCCCGCTGGAAGGCCTCGTCGTAGAGTTTTTCGGCCGTCGCGGCAAAATAGTTCTGTCCGGCCAGGCGTTGTCGAATCAGGCTGCCGACCTGATCCAACGGATGGGCTTCACTCCCCTCAGCCAGTTCCTGCAGCACAGCCGTGAGCCCGACGACGCCCACCTGCTGTCCTCCGACCCTGATTTTCGTATAATCGTCCATCACTCACCTCGTTCGGTCACCTCTGCGCACGTTGTTGCCTGGACGAATGTAGCAAAAGGTCTTGACCTTTGCTTTCGGCTCGGGCTATCCTCGCCACAATCGACCCTACCGTGTTGATTATTACCGGCGCAGCGCCATGCGACAAACAGAATCTTGAAATCTTTGGTTCATCCGACGCAAACGCACTTTTCTGCGGCCTGGCCTTTTGCCGGTAACGCTCACCCGTACGCAATCCGGATGAACCCGGCTTTTTTCGGCGCGGCATGAACACCCTCACCATGCACAGGGATTGCCCACAGATCATCTACCTGGAGCCGACCACCCGCTGCAATCTGCACTGCCGGATGTGCGTCAAATATGCGCCGGGCAGCCGTATCCACGAACAGGACCTGGACCCGCTCCTGTTTGACCGGTTGCTCCCGACCCTGGCCAACGCTCACAAACTGATCATCAACGGCATCGGCGAACCGCTTCTCCACCCGCAGCTGGCAACCTTCATCGCCAACGCCCGCCGACACCTGCCAACGGACAGCTGCGTCGGTCTGCAGAGCAACGGCCTGCTGCTGGACACCCACCGCGCCGCCAGCTTGCTGGCTGCCGGGTTGTCCACAATCTGTCTTTCTCTAGATGGTCTGAGCGAACCGCCGATCAGTGTTGACGGTCAGGAAGGGCACAGCCTCAGCGCCGTCGACCGGGCCATCGGCTGCCTGCAGGAAGCCCGGCAACGAATCGGGACTCAGCTGCGCATCGGCCTGGAAATCGTCATCCATCAGGGCAATTACCAGGAGTTGCCGGACATGATCACCTGGGCGGCACAACGTGGGGTCACCTTCCTGCTGGTCTCGCACCTGTTTCATTATACCGCGACGCAAGACGATCTGTTCGACCCCAACCCGGCTCCCGCCCGCGCCCTCTTCCAAGAGCGCTGTGATCGGGCCACAGCCCGAGGCTTGGACATGCGCGACTGCCTCAACGTCTTCAACTCGTTCGATCGTTCTGCCGATACGCTAGCCAAGCTGGCTATTTTGAACGACATCTGCAACGACGCCACCCAACAAGGCATGCATTTGCACCTGGCCGGACTGATCGAACGCCACCATGCCTTCGATCCTAACCAGGTCGAGGCCATCTTGGCCCGGTCCGGGGAGCTGGCCCGTTTAGCCGGCATCGATCTGGACCTGCCGCCGCTGGGCGCCCCGGCCCACCGCTGTTGTCCATTCATCGAAAATCGAGCCGTCTGTATCGCCGTTGACGGCCGGGTGATGCCCTGCCACTTTCTCTGGCACGGCTACGCCTGCCACGTCTCGGGCAAAGCAATCCAGGTCCGGCCTCGCAGCTTCGGTACCCTGCGCGACCGGGATCTGCTTTCAATCTGGCATGATCCCGACTATCGGCACTTTCGGCAGGAAGCAGGGGCATACCAATACGCCCCCTGCTGGAGCTGCCCGCAGGGCCCGTGCCCCGATCTGGTGGGCGGCGACAGCGACTACGCCAACGACTGCTACGGCAGTGCCGTACCCTGCGGTCATTGTCAGTGGAGCCTGGGAGGCATCAAATGTCTGTCGTGACCCACCATGCGGCGGATGACTCCGGGCGGCCGCGCCATCATGACCCACACCTGCTGATCGTCGGCGGTTCCGGCCGCAATGTGGGCAAGACCGAATGCGTCTGCCGAGTCATCAGTCACGGCCTGCAGTTTCGACCGGACATCTACGCCCTCAAAGTGTCCGCCGTCTATCCCGGGGAATTGGTATGGCACGGCTCGCATCAAGAGGATGAACCGCCGTTTCACCTGTTCGAAGAGAACGACCGAACCTCCGCCAAGGATACCGGACGCATGCTCCGGGCCGGAGCCCGGCGGGTCTTTTACCTGCGCTGCGACGATACGGCCGTAGAAGCGGCGTACCACCGCGTCCGCCGGATGCTGCCGCCGGAGGCGACACTCGTCTGCGAGTCAAACAGCCTGGCGAACTTCGTCCGGCCGGGACTGCTGTTGGCGATCACCACCCCGCACGGCCCCGTCAAACCCCGATCCAGACCTCTGCTGGAGCTGGCCGATCTGCTCATGGTCTCCGACGGCACGTCGGGATTTCCGGAAATTGCCTCGATCGGCGTGGATGAATTAGGCTGTTGGCGCCTGACGGATCGCTGACGTTACGACTTGGTAACACTTCTCTTGTGAATCACCAGGCCGATCAGGTACAATGAACAGGTACCAAGCGGTGGTGCGCTTATTGCAGTAGCGCAGACGTTACGTCCCTCTATCTGCCTCGAAACAAAAACCCAGATGGTTATGGATCGCCTTATCTTCGCTGCCGTCTCTTTCTTTTTTCTGTTGTCGCCAAGCCTCGCCCTGACGTCACCGACCGACCTCCGGGCCGGCGTAGCCAGCATGATCACACCGGTTTCAACGGTTCGCTATTATCAACAGATCATCGATTACCTCGGCGAGAAACTCGGCGTGCCGGCCGAGATGGTCCACCGCACCACCTACGACGAGATCGACCTGATGCTGGAACAAGGCCAGGTGGATGTCGCCTTCATCTGCTCCCTGTCCTATGTGTTGGACAATGAAAAATTCGGCGGTGAACTGCTCGTCGTCCCCCAGGTTGCCGGCAAGACCGTCTACCAGTCGGTCATCATCGTTCATCGGGACAGTAACATCGAGTACTTCGACGACCTGGAAAACAGGTCTTTTGTCTTCGTCGATCCGAAATCCAACAGCGGCCGGCTCTATCCCCTCTACCTGCTGGCCAAGAGACATTTCTTCCCGGAACAGTTTTTCGACTCATTTCTCTACAGCTATAGCCACAACAAATCGGTGGAGATGGTGGCCAAGAAGCGGGCCGACGGCGCGTCCGTCGACTCCATCGTCTATGATTACATGCTCGCCACCGGCTCACCCTATGCCGAGCAGACCACAATTATTCATCGCTCACCGCCATTCGGCATCCCGCCCGTCGTGGTGCCGCCTTCCACCTCTCCGGAGCTGAAGCAGGCGATGCGATCCATTTTGGTGAATATGCATCAGGACCAGAAAGGAAAAAAGATCCTCGAGCAGATGCGCATCGAACGCTTTGTCACCACCGATGACAGCAGTTACGACTCGATTCGAGCCATGCTCGCCTTTATCAGAAACAGCCAGGACCATCCGATCGACCAGGATGCCGCACCGGTCAACCGGCCCCGAAACGACCAGGCCATGCTGTTTAGCGTTTTGCCCCGGGACAATCCGATCATTGCCTATGAACGGTATCAACCGCTGATCGATTACTTGAGCCGAGAGACTGGAAAGCGCTTTGAACTCCACCTGGAAAAAAGTTACGAAGACGTGGTCGATCGTCTCGGCGACGGCACCATCTCCTTCGCTTTGTTGGGACCGCTCACCTACCTGGATGCTCACCGGCGTTTCGGCACCGCGCCCATAGCCCGCAGCCAGAACGCCCGCGGCGAAACCTTTTTTCGCAGTGTCATCGTCACCGGGCCGGACGGATCAATCGCAGAAGTCGCCGATCTGGTGGACAAACGGTTTGCCTTTGCCGCCCTCTGGTCCACATCCGGCACGTTGATCCCCCGTTACCTGTTGGCCTGGGCCGGTATTCTTCTCAACCAACTGGAAAGCTACCACCACTACAATTACCATGACACGGTAATCAAAAAAGTCATCAGCAACGAATTCGACGCCGGCGCCGTCCGAAGTTCCTCGGCCGAACCGTATCTGCCCTACGGCCTGAGAGTGATCGCCACTTC encodes the following:
- a CDS encoding permease, giving the protein MKERTKALLLVLLFGVAYYVPWDHPLLRRSGLEAFMMLQEYAREHVLTCLIPAFFIAGAIAVFVSQVAVLKYFGAQANKILSYSVASVSGSVLAVCSCTVLPLFAGIYTRGAGIGPATAFLYSGPAINVLAITLTAKILGWQMGLARAVGAVVFAVVTGLLMAFIFRADDGARAVGPVYLPEPTGEQRTLAQDALYLLTMVLILVFAAWARPDPASTGLWPTVFAAKWYITGALLVVLGVMIKAWFSGEERRAWVESTWGFVKQISPLLAAGVLVAGFLLGRPGHPALIPEQWIRELVGGNSVSANLIASVAGALMYFATLTEVPILQGLLGAGMGEGPALALLLAGPALSLPNMLVIGSIMGMKKTATFCVIIVIMSTLAGMIYGRFFV
- a CDS encoding ArsR/SmtB family transcription factor; protein product: MREFIKVMKALSDPNRVKIVKLLQHRVLCVCEIQALLGLAQSTASKHLKVLEEAGLVDAVKEGQWVNYRPATGTRSVYATALLVHLRQWLDDDDAFLALLHRLPTVQREDIRGSCGSAAPVTQKNMLNPDIPDFHSTRR
- a CDS encoding thioredoxin family protein, with the translated sequence MDDYTKIRVGGQQVGVVGLTAVLQELAEGSEAHPLDQVGSLIRQRLAGQNYFAATAEKLYDEAFQRAYRTFVGLPGEPETGTVAQVMVLGAGCPRCEQLRDTVIRILNERGNPVDFEYRSDPLSLAEFGVLVPPALMVNGVVVVAGRIPSSRELQRLLPT
- a CDS encoding radical SAM/SPASM family putative metalloenzyme maturase — encoded protein: MNTLTMHRDCPQIIYLEPTTRCNLHCRMCVKYAPGSRIHEQDLDPLLFDRLLPTLANAHKLIINGIGEPLLHPQLATFIANARRHLPTDSCVGLQSNGLLLDTHRAASLLAAGLSTICLSLDGLSEPPISVDGQEGHSLSAVDRAIGCLQEARQRIGTQLRIGLEIVIHQGNYQELPDMITWAAQRGVTFLLVSHLFHYTATQDDLFDPNPAPARALFQERCDRATARGLDMRDCLNVFNSFDRSADTLAKLAILNDICNDATQQGMHLHLAGLIERHHAFDPNQVEAILARSGELARLAGIDLDLPPLGAPAHRCCPFIENRAVCIAVDGRVMPCHFLWHGYACHVSGKAIQVRPRSFGTLRDRDLLSIWHDPDYRHFRQEAGAYQYAPCWSCPQGPCPDLVGGDSDYANDCYGSAVPCGHCQWSLGGIKCLS
- the phnD gene encoding phosphate/phosphite/phosphonate ABC transporter substrate-binding protein, giving the protein MDRLIFAAVSFFFLLSPSLALTSPTDLRAGVASMITPVSTVRYYQQIIDYLGEKLGVPAEMVHRTTYDEIDLMLEQGQVDVAFICSLSYVLDNEKFGGELLVVPQVAGKTVYQSVIIVHRDSNIEYFDDLENRSFVFVDPKSNSGRLYPLYLLAKRHFFPEQFFDSFLYSYSHNKSVEMVAKKRADGASVDSIVYDYMLATGSPYAEQTTIIHRSPPFGIPPVVVPPSTSPELKQAMRSILVNMHQDQKGKKILEQMRIERFVTTDDSSYDSIRAMLAFIRNSQDHPIDQDAAPVNRPRNDQAMLFSVLPRDNPIIAYERYQPLIDYLSRETGKRFELHLEKSYEDVVDRLGDGTISFALLGPLTYLDAHRRFGTAPIARSQNARGETFFRSVIVTGPDGSIAEVADLVDKRFAFAALWSTSGTLIPRYLLAWAGILLNQLESYHHYNYHDTVIKKVISNEFDAGAVRSSSAEPYLPYGLRVIATSDPIPTGPVVASSHVSPTVVRAVQNALQTMKDNEASRAVLSKLDPDLQGGFVAASDADYGDIRRLFNEIPRTCGTGCHPDISF